The following are from one region of the Paenibacillus sp. KS-LC4 genome:
- a CDS encoding pyruvate, water dikinase regulatory protein, which translates to MTEEIIYVCSDAVGETAEAVAKATLRQFSSEHVKIKRYGHMKKEDEVIQLVAEAARTGGFISYTLVQPELRELMKQEALRWGVRAVDVMGPMMQAYVDTFGSFPKRKPGLLHSMDDEYYRRMEAIEFAVKYDDGKDARGFMQAQVVLIGASRTSKTPLSVFLSHKGIKAANLPLMPEVKPPTELYPMPGRLIVGLTMQPEQLLHIRSERLKTLGLPGSAQYASMERIMEELNHASRVMEELGCPVIDVTSRAIEETAGIIIEMMNS; encoded by the coding sequence ATGACAGAAGAAATCATATACGTGTGCTCCGATGCCGTAGGCGAAACAGCTGAGGCAGTGGCGAAAGCGACGCTGCGGCAGTTTTCTTCGGAGCATGTCAAAATTAAGCGTTATGGCCACATGAAGAAGGAGGACGAGGTTATTCAGCTTGTTGCCGAAGCAGCACGCACTGGCGGCTTCATCAGCTATACACTCGTCCAGCCGGAATTGCGCGAGCTTATGAAGCAAGAGGCTTTACGCTGGGGTGTTCGCGCAGTCGATGTGATGGGTCCGATGATGCAAGCCTACGTGGATACCTTTGGCAGCTTTCCAAAACGCAAGCCCGGCTTGCTCCATTCGATGGATGATGAATATTATCGCCGAATGGAAGCGATTGAGTTCGCGGTTAAATATGATGATGGAAAGGATGCACGAGGCTTTATGCAGGCCCAAGTGGTGCTGATTGGCGCATCGCGGACGTCGAAGACGCCGCTTAGCGTGTTCTTGTCCCACAAAGGCATTAAAGCGGCGAATTTGCCATTGATGCCGGAGGTAAAGCCGCCAACCGAGCTGTACCCCATGCCAGGCCGGCTTATTGTTGGCTTGACGATGCAGCCGGAGCAGCTGCTGCACATAAGGTCCGAGCGTCTAAAGACGCTGGGCTTGCCGGGCTCGGCCCAATACGCTTCCATGGAACGCATCATGGAGGAGCTTAATCATGCTTCACGCGTTATGGAGGAGCTTGGCTGTCCGGTCATTGATGTGACGAGCCGGGCGATTGAGGAAACGGCTGGCATTATTATAGAAATGATGAACAGCTAG